The DNA sequence AATCTACAGATAAAATAGTACATTTAACGTTAATCCCTCCATTTTCACTGTATTTTTTGGATAAAGAATCCATTTCTCCCTGCAAAGCATTTTTTATGTCCAATCTACTATCTTCTAGAGGCTTTCCGCTTTGGATGACTGTTTGCGTGATTTTTTGGAGAGTTTTTTCAGTTATGATGGGTGTATTAAATTCTATATCCTCTGCTGCGTAAAATGTGGCATCTGATTGTAATACTCTGCTTTGAGATTCACTTCCAATGTGAACCATGTCCACTAAGACTGCTACCAAAAAAATTGCTGGAATCGCTAAAAGAAAGGATAACCCACTCATTACATAGCCTTTTTGATCCATAATACCTCCTTTATACCCTAAATCTAAAAATAGATTTAATATAGTGAAGAAAAAGTATCTATTTTTCCTATTAACTTATTAATTATTACTTATTTTTATTATAATATATAAATATATATGTAAAATTTGGATTGAATAATAGATTAAACATATATATTATTAAATTAAAAATAAGTATGATAATAAAATCAATGACCAAAGAATTTAATTATAATTACACCCAAAAGTGCAATGAATATATATAAATACAACATAAAAAACATCTAAAATTTACAAGTTTAATTTTTAATAATTAAATTAACTAAAATTTCAAAGGTTTTGACTGGAGGTATTAAATGAAAGAAATAGTAAGAGCGTGGCGTCATATCCCACAAAGATACAGCCTTATCGGATCAAAATGTTCACACTGTGGAAAAGTTTTCTTCCCAAAAAGAGTTTTATGCCCAGAATGTAGGAGCAAAGGAGATTTAAAAGATATTGCTCTTAAAGGAGAAGGGAAAATTCACAGTTATTCTGTTATCAACACCCCTACCGATGATTTCAAACTAATTGCACCAT is a window from the Methanobacterium sp. genome containing:
- a CDS encoding Zn-ribbon domain-containing OB-fold protein; translated protein: MKEIVRAWRHIPQRYSLIGSKCSHCGKVFFPKRVLCPECRSKGDLKDIALKGEGKIHSYSVINTPTDDFKLIAPYVVAIVELIEGAKITTQIVDCNSKDVEIGSEVELVFRKIKEEGDDGVISYGYKFKLKE